Part of the Acidimicrobiales bacterium genome, AAGCGGCGGCTGGTGGCCAGGCCGAGCTTGGAGAGGAGAAACCCGGTGTGTTGCGCCAGCTCGGCGGGCACACCGCTGATGAGCGGATGGGTGGCCCGCTTGTCGGCCGGACCTCGAGCCCCCATGCGCCACACGTTACAGCCGGCCGATAGTTTGCCCGCGAAACGATCAACAGCCGAAGGATCCGTGGGACGATCCGCGCTGTCGGGCGCGGGCTCAAGTAGGCTCGAACGAGTGTTCGTGCTCGGGATCGACCCTGGCCTGTCGAGGTGCGGCTACGGCTGCGTCGCCGGCGGTGGCGGGGAGCTGTCGACGATCGCCGCCGGCGTCATCACCACGGAGGTGGGCGCGCCCCTGCCCGAGCGGCTGGCGGACCTCGCCCGGGAGCTGCGCCTGCTGATCGGCGAGCTGTCGCCGACCGCGGTCGCCGTCGAGCGGGTGTTCTTCCAGACCAACGCCCGCACCGCGATGTCCGTCGGGCAGGCCAGCGGCCTGGCCCTGGTGGCGGCGACCGAGGCGGGCTGCACCGTCGCCCAGTACACGGCGAACGAGGTCAAGCAGGCGGTGACCGGCTACGGATCGGCGACCAAGGAGCAGGTGCAGCGCATGGTGGCCGTGCTGCTGGGCCTTCAGGATCCTCCGGCGCCGAGCGACGTGGCCGACGCCCTCGGGCTGGCCATCTGTCACCTCACCGTCGCTCCCCGAGCCCGGCGGATCGATGCCGCCGCGACCAAAGGAGGTCAAGCATGATCGGCTCCCTGCGCGGCGTGGTGATCGACCGGGGCGAGGAGGGTGAGGTGCTCGTCGAGGTGGGCGGTGTGGGGTACCGGGTCGCGGTCCCGACGTCGACGCTCGCGGCCCTGGAGCCTGGCGGCCCGGCCTTTCTGCACGTGCACACCCATGTACGCGAGGACGCCATCGTTCTGTACGGGTTCGCCACGCGCGAGCAACGCCGTTGCTTCGAGGCTCTGGTGGGTGCGCACGGAGTGGGGCCGGCGCTGGCGCTCGCCATCCTGTCGGCGCACTCACCGGCATCGTTGCAGCGGTCGGTGCTGACCGACGACATCGACGCCCTCGTGCTCGTCCCGGGCGTCGGCCGCAAGACTGCCGCGCGCCTGCTGATCGAGCTCAAGACCCGCCTCGACCTGCCCGACCTCGACGCCGAGCCCACGACTGCGGCGGGGGGCGGAGCGGGCGTTCGGGCCGACGTCCGCGCCGCGCTGGCCGGACTCGGTTACGGTCCCGACGAGGTGCGACAGGTGCTGCAGTCGGTACCCGCCGAGGGCGCGACCGAGGAGGTGTTGCGGGCGGCCCTCCGTGAGCTGGCGGCCGCGCCGTGAGCCGGCGCAGGGAGGTTGTGAGCACCGACGGCCAGGCGGGCCACGGTCGCCGGGATACCGACACGAACGGCACAGACGGCACCGATGGTGGCGTCGACGTGACCCGCGCCGTCGATCCGGCCGCGGCCCCGGTGGAGGCCGCCGAGGAGGTCGGGCTCCGTCCCCGGCGTCTGGTCGAGTTCGTCGGCCAGTCCCAGCTGAAGGAGCACCTGGAGATCGTGCTCGAGGCGTCCCGGCGGCGGCGCGAGGCCGTGGACCACCTGCTCTTCGCCGGGCCTCCCGGGCTGGGCAAGACGACGTTGGCCGGCATCGTGGCCAACGAGATGGGCGCTGGTCTGCGGATCACGTCCGGTCCGGCGCTGGTCCGCGGCGGCGATCTGGCGGCCATCATCACCGACCTGGCCGAAGGTGACGTCCTCTTCATCGACGAGATCCACCGGTTGGCGCGGGCGGTGGAGGAGATCCTGTACCCGGCCATGGAGGACTTCCAGCTCGACATCGTGATCGGCAAGGGGCCAACGGCCCGCTCGATCCGCCTCGACCTCCCGCGTTTCACGCTGGTCGGGGCGACCACCAGGACCGGGCTCGTCACCGGCCCCCTGCGAGAGCGCTTCGGCTTCGTCGCCCGGCTCGACTACTACACCGCCGAGGAGCTTGAGACCATCATCGAACGGACGGCACGCATCCTCGGGGTGGAGATCGACCAGGGTGGGGCCGAGGAGATCGCGGGCCGGTCGCGGGGCACGCCCCGTATCGCCAATCGGCTGCTGCGGCGGGTCCGGGACTTCGTCGAGGTCCGGGGGGAGGGCCCCGTGACCCGGGAATCCGCGTCGAAGGGACTCGAGCTGTTCGGGGTCGACCACCTGGGCCTCGACAAGGTGGACCGGTCGATCCTCGAGGCCCTGTGCCGCCGCTTCGGGGGGCGGCCGGTGGGGCTCAGCACGCTGGCGGTCAGCGTGGGCGAGGAGCCCGAGACGGTCG contains:
- the ruvC gene encoding crossover junction endodeoxyribonuclease RuvC, which gives rise to MFVLGIDPGLSRCGYGCVAGGGGELSTIAAGVITTEVGAPLPERLADLARELRLLIGELSPTAVAVERVFFQTNARTAMSVGQASGLALVAATEAGCTVAQYTANEVKQAVTGYGSATKEQVQRMVAVLLGLQDPPAPSDVADALGLAICHLTVAPRARRIDAAATKGGQA
- the ruvB gene encoding Holliday junction branch migration DNA helicase RuvB, whose protein sequence is MSTDGQAGHGRRDTDTNGTDGTDGGVDVTRAVDPAAAPVEAAEEVGLRPRRLVEFVGQSQLKEHLEIVLEASRRRREAVDHLLFAGPPGLGKTTLAGIVANEMGAGLRITSGPALVRGGDLAAIITDLAEGDVLFIDEIHRLARAVEEILYPAMEDFQLDIVIGKGPTARSIRLDLPRFTLVGATTRTGLVTGPLRERFGFVARLDYYTAEELETIIERTARILGVEIDQGGAEEIAGRSRGTPRIANRLLRRVRDFVEVRGEGPVTRESASKGLELFGVDHLGLDKVDRSILEALCRRFGGRPVGLSTLAVSVGEEPETVEDVYEPFLLQRGLLMRTARGRVPAPAAWRHLGLDSPPTPEGLFD
- the ruvA gene encoding Holliday junction branch migration protein RuvA, translating into MIGSLRGVVIDRGEEGEVLVEVGGVGYRVAVPTSTLAALEPGGPAFLHVHTHVREDAIVLYGFATREQRRCFEALVGAHGVGPALALAILSAHSPASLQRSVLTDDIDALVLVPGVGRKTAARLLIELKTRLDLPDLDAEPTTAAGGGAGVRADVRAALAGLGYGPDEVRQVLQSVPAEGATEEVLRAALRELAAAP